ACGAATTACTTATGAAATTGGTAAGTGAGTTTCCAAATGATGCTTCGATTAACTATCAATGTGCATGGAGCTTCGACATATTAGGAGAAGAAGCGAAAGCAGTACCTTATTACGAAAGTGCGATTAAGTTAGGCTTACCTCCAAAAGATTTGGAAGGTGCCTTATTGGGGTTAGGCAGTACATATAGGACGTTAGGAGAATATGATAAGTCAAGAAATACATTTCTAAAAGGAATCGAATTGTTTCCGAACAATAAAGCAATTCAAGTATTTTATTCAATGACCTTATATAATCTAAACGATCATAGTAAAGCGATGGAATTGTTACTAAAATGTTTAATAGATACGACAAACGATGCTGAAATTTTTAGTTATAAAAAAGCAATCCATTTCTATTCGGATAAATTAGACGAAATATGGAAGTAGTCTAGCAAGAGGTATACTTAAAGTTTTTGAAGAAATAGCGTTTTAATAAGTAAGATAAGGGTGGGACAAAAGGTGAAAATAATCAGTTTCATTATTTTATTAACATTATTTCTATTTACGCTATCGGGTTGTTCTTATTTTGACGATTGTTCTTGCTCTGACCTTGAAGGCGAATACGAAAGCCAAACAATTGAAAAGTAATAAGGAAAGTTGGAGAGAACAAGAGGAGAAAGGAGTTTTACTATCATCATCAACAGAATATCTATATTAGGCTTGATGGGAGGAATAGTAGCCATTATTATTTGGATTAATCTTACCTATTTAAACCCTTATAATAATTCTACAATAGCAGGCACACTTCCATATCCGTTTTTACTATTGTTTTTACCAGCGTGTTTAGCTATCCTTTCATCTTTAAAAAGAAATCAGAAATGGATGTTTGTTGCTTTTTTATGGTCTTTACCTATGAGTTTTTTCATGATTACTATGCCAGATATTCCGTCCATTTACGGAATCATTAGTATCTTGTATCTTTGTAGTTTTCTGTTCATACGTTTTAACGGTAGTATATTAAGTAGATTGATATTTCGTTGAGATTCTGTATTTTGAAACGTTCGTAGCTTTTAACCGTAAATAGTATTTAGCGAGGTATGGACTGTAACTGCTAGGAGTGAGTTGACTTGAGAACAGGTGTACAAAAAAGGTCAGAAACAATCGATAAAATGAATACAAAGACATTAAAAGTGCTCGGGATCGGTGGTATAATCTTCGTCATCTTTATCATTTCCATGTATCAAATTGGATTAGATGGTATCGAGGTTATTAGTTCTGCCATATTCTTATATCTTGGAATGTGGTTTTTAGCCAGCATGATTAACAATTATAAACAAAAAAGGATACGCTGGCTCGTTTACCTAGCTTGTGCTTTCTTTTTCTTGTACCAAATATTTGTCATTCTAACCACTCATTTTGCATCATAGTGGCCAAAGTAAAGATACCAGCGTCCTAATGGATGAATATGCCTTTTCTTAACAATAAAACATATGTTTAATGGCTAACTTCCTAAATGGAAGTGAGTCAAGTCTTAACACGTCACGTTGGGTTGTACTTTTAATAACGAGACCGTGGAAGTAAGGTCACTCACCGCAAACAAAAAACAACAAAAAGCCTTGAATAACAGCTTCTTGTTGTTTTAGTGGACTATTTCGTTAAAAGTTTTTCGAAATATTTACTTCCGTTTTCTTCTTTTTCCTTAAAGCCCATTTTTCTTAAATAATCGATATGATCATCATTTGATGAATAACTAATTAACCTGTTATAGCCTTTTTCTAAAAAGTGATCTTTACGATCTTCATAAACAAAGGTTCCGGTTTTAAAATCTCTATATTCTGGAGTAACAAAATCGAGCTCTATCTTCAATGTGCTTTCATCGTGCTTAGATCCTAAAAACACACCTGCTGGAACCATATTTCGTAAAATATAAAAGCTAATTTCGTATGTGTTTGCTTTTAATTCAGAAGGGTCTGCATACTTTTTGATTCCTTCTTTATAGAAGTTTAGGAAATGGTCGAAGTACTCCGAATCCTTTTCAATAGAGAGAATGTTAAAGTATTCTTTTTTAGCACTAGCACTATATATTTTCACAAGATAATATATGTTAATGATCGCGATCCCTAAGTTCATAAGCCCAACTGGTAAAGCACCTAGTAAAAATCCATATAGTGAAAATAAGCTAGACCCTAATAAATTGATCCATCTTAACTTAATGATTGAACTCAT
The Bacillus shivajii DNA segment above includes these coding regions:
- a CDS encoding tetratricopeptide repeat protein, producing MINELDRAIDLRKSGNHKGSNELLMKLVSEFPNDASINYQCAWSFDILGEEAKAVPYYESAIKLGLPPKDLEGALLGLGSTYRTLGEYDKSRNTFLKGIELFPNNKAIQVFYSMTLYNLNDHSKAMELLLKCLIDTTNDAEIFSYKKAIHFYSDKLDEIWK
- a CDS encoding YgjV family protein, translated to MVIDWLEWLGYLASFIVLISLLMSSIIKLRWINLLGSSLFSLYGFLLGALPVGLMNLGIAIINIYYLVKIYSASAKKEYFNILSIEKDSEYFDHFLNFYKEGIKKYADPSELKANTYEISFYILRNMVPAGVFLGSKHDESTLKIELDFVTPEYRDFKTGTFVYEDRKDHFLEKGYNRLISYSSNDDHIDYLRKMGFKEKEENGSKYFEKLLTK